A single window of Onychomys torridus chromosome 8, mOncTor1.1, whole genome shotgun sequence DNA harbors:
- the Rab40c gene encoding ras-related protein Rab-40C has translation MGTQGSPVKSYDYLLKFLLVGDSDVGKGEILESLQDGAAESPYAYSNGIDYKTTTILLDGRRVKLELWDTSGQGRFCTIFRSYSRGAQGILLVYDITNRWSFDGIDRWIKEIDEHAPGVPRILVGNRLHLAFKRQVPTEQARAYAEKNCMTFFEVSPLCNFNVIESFTELSRIVLMRHGMEKIWRPNRVFSLQDLCCRAIVSCTPVHLIDKLPLPVTIKSHLKSFSMANGMNAVMMHGRSYSLASGAGGSGSKGNSLKRSKSTRPPQSPPQNCSRSNCKIS, from the exons ATGGGCACCCAGGGCAGCCCAGTGAAGAGCTACGATTACCTGCTCAAGTTCCTGCTGGTGGGCGACAGCGACGTGGGCAAGGGCGAGATCCTGGAGAGCCTTCAGGACGGCGCAGCTGAGTCCCCATACGCCTACAGCAACG GAATTGACTATAAGACTACCACCATCCTACTGGACGGACGGCGTGTCAAGCTGGAACTCTG GGATACGTCGGGCCAGGGCAGGTTCTGCACCATCTTCAGGTCCTACTCCAGGGGTGCGCAG GGAATCCTCCTGGTGTATGACATCACCAACCGTTGGTCCTTTGATGGCATTGACCGGTGGATCAAGGAGATCGATGAG CATGCACCTGGTGTTCCCCGGATCCTGGTTGGGAACCGGCTACACCTGGCCTTCAAGCGGCAAGTCCCAACGGAGCAGGCCAGAGCCTACGCAGAGAAGAACTGCATGACCTTCTTTGAAGTCAGCCCCCTGTGCAACTTCAACGTCATTGAGTCCTTCACTGAGCTCTCTCGTATCGTGCTTATGCGGCATGGCATGGAGAAGATCTGGAGGCCCAATCGAG TTTTCAGCCTGCAGGACCTCTGCTGCCGCGCCATTGTGTCCTGTACCCCTGTGCACCTCATTGACAAGCTCCCACTACCTGTCACCATCAAGAGCCACCTCAAGTCCTTTTCCATGGCCAACGGCATGAACGCTGTCATGATGCACGGCCGCTCCTACTCCCTGGCAAGTGGGGCCGGGGGCAGTGGCAGCAAGGGCAACAGCCTTAAGAGATCCAAGTCCACCCGTCCCCCCCAGAGCCCGCCTCAGAACTGCTCTCGGAGTAACTGCAAGATCTCCTAG